Proteins encoded together in one Erinaceus europaeus chromosome 11, mEriEur2.1, whole genome shotgun sequence window:
- the LOC107522652 gene encoding large ribosomal subunit protein eL21-like, with protein MTNTKGKRRGTRCMFSRPFRKHGVVPLATYMRIYKKGDIVDIKGMGTVQKGMPHKCYHGKTGRVYNVTQHAVGIVVNKQVKGKILAKRINVHIEHIKHSKSRDSFLKRVKENDQKKKEAKEKGTWVQLKRQPAPPREAHFVRTNGKEPELLEPIPYEFMA; from the coding sequence ATGACTAACacaaagggaaaaaggagaggaacacGCTGTATGTTCTCTAGGCCTTTTAGAAAACATGGAGTTGTTCCTTTGGCCACATATATGCGGATCTATAAGAAAGGTGATATTGTAGATATAAAGGGAATGGGCACTGTTCAAAAAGGAATGCcccacaaatgttaccatggcAAAACTGGAAGAGTCTACAATGTTACCCAGCATGCTGTTGGCATTGttgtaaacaaacaagtaaagggCAAGATTCTTGCCAAGAGAATTAATGTTCATATTGAGCATATTAAGCACTCTAAGAGCAGAGACAGCTTCTTGAAACGTGTGAAGGaaaatgatcagaaaaaaaaggaagccaaagagaaggggacttgggttcaactgaAGCGCCAGCCTGCTCCACCCAGAGAAGCACACTTTGTGAGAACCAATGGAAAGGAACCAGAGCTGCTGGAACCCATTCCCTATGAATTCATGGCATga
- the JTB gene encoding protein JTB has protein sequence MPAGAGRRGLPPGRHLCWLLCAVTLRLCLAEAPLREEKLSVSTSDSPCWLMEEFVVAEECSPCSSFQTKTTPECGSTGYVEKITCSSSKKNEFKSCRSALMEQHLFWKFEGVVVGVALVFACLVIIRQRQLDRKALEKVRKQIESI, from the exons ATGCCTGCGGGCGCGGGGAGGCGTGGCCTCCCTCCGGGCCGCCACCTCTGCTGGCTGCTCTGCGCTGTCACCTTAAGGCTCTG TCTAGCTGAGGCTCCTCTGCGGGAGGAGAAGCTGTCAG TGAGCACCTCAGATTCACCATGCTGGTTGATGGAAGAGTTTGTGGTAGCGGAAGAATGCTCTCCGTGTTCTAGTTTCCAGACT AAAACCACCCCTGAGTGTGGTTCCACAGGCTATGTGGAGAAAATCACATGCAGCTCATCTAAGAAGAATGAATTCAAGAG CTGCCGATCAGCTCTGATGGAACAACACTTATTCTGGAAATTTGAAGGGGTTGTTGTGGGTGTGGCCTTGGTCTTCGCTTGCCTAGTCATCATTCGTCAACGACAGCTGGATAGAAAGGCTCTGGAGAAGGTCCGGAAGCAAATTGAGTCCATATAG